In the Streptobacillus moniliformis DSM 12112 genome, one interval contains:
- a CDS encoding helix-turn-helix domain-containing protein: MKIGEKLKIVREELNFTIKDISRLTKIPIPTLYGYENGHIKNIPNDKLVILANLYGKDLSYFLDFKKDNIILNHEMKLLDSLLTINEEIIIQLTGDEKIANEINYYMIKRIKKNLINKH; the protein is encoded by the coding sequence ATGAAAATTGGGGAAAAACTTAAAATCGTAAGAGAGGAATTAAATTTTACTATTAAAGATATTTCAAGATTAACAAAAATTCCCATACCAACTCTTTATGGTTATGAAAATGGTCATATAAAAAATATTCCTAATGATAAATTAGTCATTTTAGCTAATCTTTATGGCAAAGATCTATCATATTTTTTAGATTTTAAAAAAGATAACATAATATTAAATCATGAAATGAAATTATTAGATTCTTTATTAACCATAAACGAAGAAATAATCATTCAATTAACAGGAGATGAAAAAATAGCTAATGAGATAAATTATTATATGATTAAAAGAATCAAAAAAAACTTAATTAATAAACATTAA